A stretch of the Haloarcula ordinaria genome encodes the following:
- a CDS encoding SIMPL domain-containing protein codes for MASKLLPVVAVVALLVAGGVGFAVAQTGDTQVAENATVSVSADASVERSPDRATVTVAAIGRGDTAEAARNAVSGDADAVQQALADEGASVTSSRFSIHPEYERTEDGREQVGYVAVHTIEAETDDVENVGALIDAAVDAGADRVDGIRYELSEETQQEAREEALTTAMDRARADAETVAAAEELTVDGVVTIQTSQSGRPVVYAEMAAGGDGGARTNISPGPVTVDATVSVTYELA; via the coding sequence ATGGCATCGAAACTACTCCCGGTCGTCGCGGTCGTGGCCCTCCTCGTGGCCGGCGGCGTCGGCTTCGCGGTCGCACAGACCGGCGACACGCAGGTCGCCGAGAACGCCACTGTCAGCGTCAGCGCGGACGCGAGCGTCGAACGCAGCCCCGACCGCGCGACCGTCACCGTCGCGGCCATCGGTCGCGGTGACACTGCCGAGGCTGCTCGCAACGCCGTGAGCGGTGACGCGGACGCCGTCCAGCAGGCGCTCGCAGACGAGGGCGCGTCGGTCACCTCCTCGCGGTTCAGCATCCACCCGGAGTACGAGCGCACCGAGGATGGGCGTGAACAGGTCGGCTACGTCGCGGTCCACACCATCGAGGCCGAGACCGACGACGTCGAGAACGTCGGCGCACTCATCGACGCGGCGGTCGACGCCGGCGCCGACCGAGTCGACGGCATCCGCTACGAGCTGAGCGAGGAGACCCAGCAGGAAGCGCGTGAAGAAGCCCTGACGACGGCGATGGACCGAGCGCGGGCCGACGCCGAGACCGTCGCCGCCGCCGAGGAACTGACCGTCGACGGCGTGGTCACCATCCAGACCAGCCAGAGCGGGCGGCCCGTGGTGTACGCGGAGATGGCCGCAGGCGGTGACGGCGGCGCCCGGACGAACATCTCGCCCGGCCCGGTCACTGTCGACGCGACGGTCAGCGTCACCTACGAACTGGCCTGA
- a CDS encoding TIGR00341 family protein, whose protein sequence is MRFVQITIPKGKHDAVLGVLDDEGIDYVVTDETSNREFTGVVEFPLPTNALEPVLESLRSVGIDEDAHTVVMDANTVISRKFDELEERYAETEDEDRIAREELTSKAEDLAPNVVIYTAMTVISAVIATAGLLLNSPAVVVGSMVIAPLIGPAMSANVGTVVDDHDLFVRGVKLQAFGLLLAIGSATVFALVVRYANVVPPLTDVTTVDQVRERVAPDFLSLVVALGAGAAGVLSLTSGVSTALVGVMIAVALIPPAATVGIGIAWGQPLVSLGSGVLVLVNVLSINLAVLVGLWYQGYRPEHWFREGNARTATIKRIGVLIAAIVVLSAFLGGVTLDSFQRATTETEIRTQVTDSVDPPLRILDVEIRLTNTVIFQEPRRVVVTVGIPPGTPPPDLVGRIDTVADGAAGLDVETEVRYIVSETA, encoded by the coding sequence GTGCGGTTCGTCCAGATCACGATTCCGAAAGGCAAACACGACGCGGTGCTCGGCGTCCTCGACGACGAGGGCATCGACTACGTCGTGACCGACGAGACGAGCAACCGGGAGTTCACCGGCGTCGTCGAGTTCCCGCTGCCGACGAACGCGCTGGAGCCCGTCCTCGAATCGCTGCGCAGCGTGGGCATCGACGAGGACGCCCACACGGTCGTGATGGACGCCAACACGGTCATCTCGCGGAAGTTCGACGAACTGGAGGAGCGGTACGCCGAGACGGAAGACGAGGACCGCATCGCCCGGGAGGAACTGACCTCGAAGGCGGAGGACCTCGCGCCCAACGTCGTCATCTACACCGCGATGACGGTCATCAGCGCCGTCATCGCCACCGCCGGCCTCCTGTTGAACTCGCCGGCCGTCGTCGTCGGGTCGATGGTCATCGCGCCGCTCATCGGGCCGGCGATGTCCGCCAACGTCGGCACCGTCGTCGACGACCACGACCTGTTCGTCCGCGGCGTCAAGCTCCAGGCGTTTGGCCTCCTGCTGGCTATCGGAAGCGCCACCGTCTTCGCGCTGGTCGTCCGGTACGCCAACGTCGTCCCGCCGCTCACGGACGTCACCACCGTCGACCAGGTCCGCGAGCGGGTCGCGCCGGACTTCCTCTCGCTCGTGGTGGCGCTGGGCGCCGGTGCGGCGGGCGTGCTGAGTCTCACTTCGGGCGTCTCGACGGCGCTGGTGGGGGTGATGATCGCGGTCGCGCTCATCCCGCCGGCGGCGACGGTCGGCATCGGTATCGCCTGGGGCCAACCCCTCGTCAGCCTCGGGTCGGGCGTGCTCGTGCTGGTGAACGTCCTCTCGATAAACCTCGCGGTGCTGGTCGGCCTCTGGTACCAGGGCTACCGGCCGGAACACTGGTTTCGCGAGGGGAACGCCCGAACGGCGACTATCAAACGAATCGGCGTACTCATCGCGGCTATCGTCGTCCTCTCGGCGTTCCTCGGCGGGGTCACGCTCGACTCGTTCCAGCGGGCGACCACCGAGACGGAGATTCGGACCCAGGTGACAGACAGCGTCGACCCGCCGCTGCGCATCCTCGACGTCGAGATCAGACTGACCAACACCGTCATCTTCCAGGAGCCGCGTCGGGTGGTGGTCACCGTCGGCATCCCGCCCGGGACCCCACCCCCCGACCTCGTCGGGCGCATCGACACGGTCGCCGACGGCGCCGCCGGGCTGGACGTCGAGACGGAGGTCCGGTACATCGTCTCCGAGACCGCGTGA